The genomic segment GAACGTTCAGCACCTTCGGCTCCTccgatgggaaaccttcgcgtccaaagtgttctggtgcgctagtagaatggagtgcgcagcTTCAGATCAGCCACGGCGGCACtagaccaacaaactgcactctGGTCGTGGATCCCGTTGGAATGGTAAGCCCGGAAAGTCCAAGACGCTTGTAGAACTGCACCCAGCCGCAGCGAATCTCCGGCCGAGGCACACGGGCGTCTTCCAAGAATACCATCGGAAAGCGCACCGGCAAGTAAAAAGGTTCGTGGTTCTGCAAGGATTCTATTGCATTATCGTTCGACTTCTCCTTCCACCCGGCAACATCTTCATCGGAATAGTTTAAAtccgaaaaaagcgaaaaagtgcTATAACCTTAAAACACCTTGATTCTGGTGCGAAAATTGTCAGCATatcgaaaaagtgaaaatgatttcgCCTTGAAAATGGCGTATTATAGAGAGTTGTACAAACACGAGGCTATTCTGGCGATATGTCGCTCTGAGCGGCTACTCTCAAAGCACCAGGAAATGCTTGAAAGTATTTTCGCCGAGAAGGAAGAACTCGGTTCTTCCTACTGGTTGGCGAGAATCTCTTCGCCGGTGGTCGCCGCCATCGGCTGTGCCGGTATAATCATGCCCAGCTTGCTCGGATGCAGCCGTCCAAGGTAGGTAGCGTCACGGTACAGCGTCAAGCCCAAATCAGGGCGCAGCTCCCGATCTCACCATTTTACCCATGCCGTGTACTTATTTCGTTCGTAGTTCAGCCGTCGCCGCAGTAATTGCTGTACCAGTACTGGCCACCATCGCATATAACACCCTGATGTACAAAAAGGAGTTTCTTGCTTTGGTCGCTTTTATGAATGAGCTAGATGCGTTTGATACAGCAGCAACGAGGGTCTTCGTCTACTATGACGAGATTAGTTCCTACGAGCACGAGCTGCTACggtatgtttttttggttgtgaGCTCGGTAGGTATATCCGGGGTCATTATGCtaattcgtcgatttgtgTTGTTTAGTGCTACTGCCACTCGCGCGTTGACTGTTTGTGTACGTGGTATGCGAGCCGTCGCTGGAAGTCTGTATGATTTGGGTAGATCGCTCGAATCCTTCACAGATCTCGCTAAAGCGTACGAGCATGTGTATGGCCCGCTGGAAGGACGCGAATATTTCTACGAGTCAAATGTCGAAAATAGCCccgaacagctgctgctagaTGCAAAGGTAACCTCTAAAGGGAGAGCATGACTTACCCATTGCATATGAAACTTAATAATGTTTTtacatttccgttttcaatACAGAAGCGGCGAAAAGTGTTGTTGTATCTGCAATCGATGTGTTTGTACAGGTGGGGGCTGGCTATCGCCAGCGGCTCAGACCTCGGAAAGGCACGCATTACTCTCTTCAAGGCGATGACCGTCCTACAGCAGTCGTCGAAGAACGTGACGGCAATGTTCCTTCCGATGCCCCAAGAGAGTACATTCTGTACATCTCCAGCATCCAAAAAAGTAGCATCACTGAAAGCTCGAGCGTTGGCAGTTACGACGAACTTGACTGCGACCCAGCAGATATTAACGATTCTGGTCGATACGTTGCAACAGGTAGCAAATGATTACCTGCGAGACGGTTCCGAGCAGCTGAAGTTGACAGCGGGCCTGTTGTCGGCAGTCCGGCAGAGTACTGAGCGTCAGCTTCAGGACATTGCTGAACTGGAGAGCGACGTGGCCCGTCTCATCTCACCGAATGGATTTAACCCAAAGAGCACACGAACAGAGCCACGAATGATCGAAGCTGAGGAAGACATCGACGATGAAATAACAGTCCCCGCTGGTATCACAGATACTATGTTCCCTGAAGATGAGTTTTTCCTACATACAGAATCAGCATTGGATTCTGCTTCAACAGCTGGTGTAAATGCGGGTCacgagaacgaagaaccaCCGGTCGAGCAGGTGGACAAAAGCACGCAGCGCAACTATCGAACTGTGCTGAAGCAGCTGCATGGCAAACTGCAACCGATCAACCAAGAGTTTAAGGTGCGCGAGCAGCGCGCACTGCAGCGTAAAGGTATAACGGCCTCGCTAGATAATGTCTCGGTTGGTGAAGCGGAAGAGGATTGCGATGCCATGTCGATCTGCTCTTTTAActcggatgatgacgatttgcCCCGCAAGCGCACCAATTATCAGCAGCGCTACCAAGATGCTATCGAGCAGCTGGCCGCAAAACCGCAAATCAATCTGTTTCCCAGTGTTGCGATAGGTTTCGCACCAGCAGTATCGACTGTGGAAGAGAATATTCTAGAGTAAGACACAGTGATTGTTAACTATTTACCATTGAACCAAGTTCTTTGGCCTTAGCGTGTTCTGACCGCCCTGAATTTCGGCACGACTGATACTTGCATCTACGATGCTACTGCCTTCTTAATTAACGTATTGTTTAATAAGTCATATACGTCATTGAACGTTCAGCACCTTCGGCTCCTccgatgggaaaccttcgcgtccaaagtgttctggtgcgctagtagaatggagtgcgcagcTTCAGATCAGCCACGGCGGCACtagaccaacaaactgcactctGGTCGTGGATCCCGTTGGAATGGTAAGCCCGGAAAGTCCAAGACGCTTGTAGAACTGCACCCAGCCGCAGCGAATCTCCGGCCGAGGCACACGGGCGTCTTCCAAGAATACCATCGGAAAGCGCACCGGCAAGTAAAAAGGTTCGTGGTTCTGCAAGGATTCTATTGCATTATCGTTCGACTTCTCCTTCCACCCGGCAACATCTTCATCGGAATAGTTTAAAtccgaaaaaagcgaaaaagtgcTATAACCTTAAAACACCTTGATTCTGGTGCGAAAATTGTCAGCATatcgaaaaagtgaaaatgatttcgCCTTGAAAATGGCGTATTATAGAGAGTTGTACAAACACGAGGCTATTCTGGCGATATGTCGCTCTGAGCGGCTACTCTCAAAGCACCAGGAAATGCTTGAAAGTATTTTCGCCGAGAAGGAAGAACTCGGTTCTTCCTACTGGTTGGCGAGAATCTCTTCGCCGGTGGTCGCCGCCATCGGCTGTGCCGGTATAATCATGCCCAGCTTGCTCGGATGCAGCCGTCCAAGGTAGGTAGCGTCACGGTACAGCGTCAAGCCCAAATCAGGGCGCAGCTCCCGATCTCACCATTTTACCCATGCCGTGTACTTATTTCGTTCGTAGTTCAGCCGTCGCCGCAGTAATTGCTGTACCAGTACTGGCCACCATCGCATATAACACCCTGATGTACAAAAAGGAGTTTCTTGCTTTGGTCGCTTTTATGAATGAGCTAGATGCGTTTGATACAGCAGCAACGAGGGTCTTCGTCTACTATGACGAGATTAGTTCCTACGAGCACGAGCTGCTACggtatgtttttttggttgtgaGCTCGGTAGGTATATCCGGGGTCATTATGCtaattcgtcgatttgtgTTGTTTAGTGCTACTGCCACTCGCGCGTTGACTGTTTGTGTACGTGGTATGCGAGCCGTCGCTGGAAGTCTGTATGATTTGGGTAGATCGCTCGAATCCTTCACAGATCTCGCTAAAGCGTACGAGCATGTGTATGGCCCGCTGGAAGGACGCGAATATTTCTACGAGTCAAATGTCGAAAATAGCCccgaacagctgctgctagaTGCAAAGGTAACCTCTAAAGGGAGAGCATGACTTACCCATTGCATATGAAACTTAATAATGTTTTtacatttccgttttcaatACAGAAGCGGCGAAAAGTGTTGTTGTATCTGCAATCGATGTGTTTGTACAGGTGGGGGCTGGCTATCGCCAGCGGCTCAGACCTCGGAAAGGCACGCATTACTCTCTTCAAGGCGATGACCGTCCTACAGCAGTCGTCGAAGAACGTGACGGCAATGTTCCTTCCGATGCCCCAAGAGAGTACATTCTGTACATCTCCAGCATCCAAAAAAGTAGCATCACTGAAAGCTCGAGCGTTGGCAGTTACGACGAACTTGACTGCGACCCAGCAGATATTAACGACTCTGGTCGATACGTTGCAACAGGTAGCAAATGATTACCTGCGAGACGGTTCCGAGCAGCTGAAGTTGACAGCGGGCCTGTTGTCGGCAGTCCGGCAGAGTACTGAGCGTCAGCTTCAGGACATTGCTGAACTGGAGAGCGACGTGGCCCGTCTCATCTCACCGAATGGATTTAACCCAAAGAGCACACGAACAGAGCCACGAATGATCGAAGCTGAGGAAGACATCGACGATGAAATAACAGTCCCCGCTGGTATCACAGATACTATGTTCCCTGAAGATGAGTTTTTCCTACATACAGAATCAGCATTGGATTCTGCTTCAACAGCTGGTGTAAATGCGGGTCacgagaacgaagaaccaCCGGTCGAGCAGGTGGACAAAAGCACGCAGCGCAACTATCGAACTGTGCTGAAGCAGCTGCATGGCAAACTGCAACCGATCAACCAAGAGTTTAAGGTGCGCGAGCAGCGCGCACTGCAGCGTAAAGGTATAACGGCCTCGCTAGATAATGTCTCGGTTGGTGAAGCGGAAGAGGATTGCGATGCCATGTCGATCTGCTCTTTTAActcggatgatgacgatttgcCCCGCAAGCGCACCAATTATCAGCAGCGCTACCAAGATGCTATCGAGCAGCTGGCCGCAAAACCGCAAATCAATCTGTTTCCCAGTGTTGCGATAGGTTTCGCACCAGCAGTATCGACTGTGGAAGAGAATATTCTAGAGTAAGACACAGTGATTGTTAACTATTTACCATTGAACCAAGTTCTTTGGCCTTAGCGTGTTCTGACCGCCCTGAATTTCGGCACGACTGATACTTGCATCTACGATGCTACTGCCTTCTTAATTAACGTATTGTTTAATAAGTCATATACGTCATTGAACGTTCAGCACCTTCGGCTCCTccgatgggaaaccttcgcgtccaaagtgttctggtgcgctagtagaatggagtgcgcagcTTCAGATCAGCCACGGCGGCACTAGGccaacaaactgcactctGGTCGTGGATCCCGTTGGAATGGTAAGCCCGGAAAGTCCAAGACGCTTGTAGAACTGCACCCAGCCGCAGCGAATCTCCGGCCGAGGCACACGGGCGTCTTCCAAGAATACCATCGGAAAGCGCACCGGCAAGTAAAAAGGTTCGTGGTTCTGCAAGGATTCTATTGCATTATCGTTCGACTTCTCCTTCCACCCGGCAACATCTTCATCGGAATAGTTTAAAtccgaaaaaagcgaaaaagtgcTATAACCTTAAAACACCTTGATTCTGGTGCGAAAATTGTCAGCATatcgaaaaagtgaaaatgatttcgCCTTGAAAATGGCGTATTATAGAGAGTTGTACAAACACGAGGCTATTCTGGCGATATGTCGCTCTGAGCGGCTACTCTCAAAGCACCAGGAAATGCTTGAAAGTATTTTCGCCGAGAAGGAAGAACTCGGTTCTTCCTACTGGTTGGCGAGAATCTCTTCGCCGGTGGTCACCGCCATCGGCTGTGCCGGTATAATCATGCCCAGCTTGCTCGGATGCAGCCGTCCAAGGTAGGTAGCGTCACGGTACAGCGTCAAGCCCAAATCAGGGCGCAGCTCCCGATCTCACCATTTTACCCATGCCGTGTACTTATTTCGTTCGTAGTTCAGCCGTCGCCGCAGTAATTGCTGTACCAATACTGGCCACCATCGCATATAACACCCTGATGTACAAAAAGGAGTTTCTTGCTTTGGTCGCTTTTATGAATGAGCTAGATGCGTTTGATACAGCAGCAACGAGGGTCTTCGTCTACTATGACGAAATTAGTTCCTACGAGCACGAGCTGCTACggtatgtttttttggttgtgaGCGCGGTAGGTGTATCCGGGGTCATTATGCtaattcgtcgatttgtgttgtttagtgctgctgccactcgcGCGTTGACTGTTTGTGTACGTGGTATGCGAGCCGTCGCTGGAAGTCTGTATGATTTGGGTAGATCGCTCGAATCCTTCACAGATCTCGCTAAAGCGTACGAGCATGTGTATGGCCCGCTGGAAGGACGCGAATATTTCTACGAGTCAAATGTCGAAAATAGCCccgaacagctgctgctagaTGCAAAGGTAACCTCTAAAGGGAGAGCATAACTTACCCATTGCATATGAAACTTAATCATGTTTTtacatttccgttttcaatACAGAAGCGGCGAAAAGTGGTGTTGTATCTGCAATCGATGTGTTTGTACAGGTGGGGGCTGGCTATCGCCAGCGGCTCAGACCTCGGAAAGGCACGCATTACTCTCTTCAAGGCGATGACCGTCCTACAGCAGTCGTCGAAGAACGTGACGGCAATGTTCCTTCCGATGCCCCAAGAGAGTACATTCTGTACATCTCCAGCATCCAAAAAAGTAGCATCACTGAAAGCTCGAGCGTTGGCAGTTACGACGAACTTGACTGCGACCCAGCAGATATTAACGATTCTGGTCGATACGTTGCAACACGTAGCAAATGATTACCTGCGAGACGGTTCCGAGCAGCTAAAGTTGACAGCGGGCCTGTTGTCGGCAGTCCGGCAGAGTACTGAGCGTCAGCTTCAGGATATTGCTGATTTGGAGAGCGACGTGGCCCGTCTCATCTCACCGAATGGATTTAACCCAAAGAGCACACGAACAGAGCCACGAATGATCGAAGCTGAGGAAGACATCGACGATGAAATAACAGTCCCCGCTGGTATCACAGATACTATGTTCCCTGAAGATGAGTTTTTCCTACATACAGAATCAGCATTGGATTCTGCTTCTACAGCTGGTGTAAATGCGGGTCACGAGATCTAAGTACCACCGGTCGAGCAGGTGGACAAAAGCACGCAGCGCAACTACCGAACTGTGCTGAAGCAGCTGCATGGCAAGCTGCAACCGATCAACCAAGAGTTTAAGGTGCGCGAGCAGCGCGCACTGCAGCGTAAAGGTATAACGGCCTCGCTAGATAATGTCTCGGTTGGTGAAGCGGAAGAGGATTGCGATGCCATGTCGATCTGCTCTCTTAActcggatgatgacgatttgcCCCGCAAGCGCACCAATTATCAGCAGCGCTACCAAGATGCTATCGAGCAGCTGGCCGCAAAACCGCAAATCAATCTGTTTCCCGGTGTTGCGATAGGTTTCGCACCAGCAGTATCGACTGTGGAAGAGAACATTCTAGAGTAAGACACAGTGATTGTTAACTATTTACCATTGAACCAAGTTCTTTGGCCTTAGCGTGTTCTGACCGCCCTGAATTTCGGCATGATGCTACTGCCTTCTTAATTAACGTGTTGTTTAATAAGTCATATACGTCATTGAACGTTCAGCACCTTCGGCTCCTccgatgggaaaccttcgcgtcccAAGTGTCCCTATgtgctggtgcgctagtagaatggagtgcgcaacttcatatcacccacgatcttgcccgggtgaaggtcaaagttatccgatatgatcttcagcagctccttgtggctgtacttcgacgtatcttcgacgtattcgaagcatcgcgacccgtatggaggcattgcggaaacttagacatcactactctcgcaactgttcgaccacggcaacgtactgaaacaaatgaatcaacttttttttgcatttcttcgcttccccaaagccaccgcttcacatgggataacaattgttcaactaacgattgtctactgtcctggcagaggtaactaagtagcggaaccggagcctaaggatgtttttgtatattatatgagctacagtctttgctcttcgcacagtcatgccaagtgtggcttatagagaattaaccctttgcggtgacatagtcatagcttacggattattggtgtaggaatctggtttattgcttgtttgtaatgcgttttagcttaagctaatgcacgtcatttataattagtttaagctaattcaagctatcttggcctactcgaatgagaggcataatcattgaatgttcagcaacttcggctccttcgatgggaaaccttcgcgtccaaagtgtccctacgttctggtgcgctagtagaatggagtgcgcaacttcatatcacccacgatcttgcccgggtgaagatcaaagttatccgatatgatcttcagcagctccttgtgactgtatttcgacgtatcttcgacgtattcgaagcatcgcgacccgtatggaggcattgcggaaacttagacatcactactctcgcaactgttcgaccacggcaacgtactgaaacaaatgaatcaactttttttttgcatttcttcgcttccccaaagccaccgtttcacatgggataacaattgttcaactaacgattgtctactgtcctggcagaggtaactaagtagcggaaccggagcctaaggatgtttttgtatattatatgagctacagtctttgctcttcgcacagtcatgccaagtgtggcttatagagaattaaccctttgcggtgacatagtcatagcttacggattattggtgtaggaatctggtttattgcttgtttgtaatgcgttttagcttaagctaatgcacgtcatttataattagtttaagctaattcaagctatcttggcctactcgaatgagaggcataatcattgaatgttcagcaacttcggctccttcgatgggaaaccttcgcgtccaaagtgtccctacgttctggtgcgcaagtagaatggagtgcgcaacttcatatcacccacgatcttgcccgggtgaagatcaaagttatccgatatgatcttcagcagctccttgtgactgtatttcgacgtatcttcgacgtattcgaagcatcgcgacccgtatggaggcattgcggaaacttagacatcactactctcgcaactgttcgaccacggcaacgtactgaaacaaatgaatcaactttttttttgcatttcttcgcttccccaaagccaccgtttcacatgggataacaattgttcaactaacgattgtctactgtcctggcagaggtaactaagtagcggaaccggagcctaaggatgtttttgtatattatatgagctacagtctttgctcttcgcacagtcatgccaagtgtggcttatagagaattaaccctttgcggtgacatagtcatagcttacggattattggtgtaggaatctggtttattgcttgtttgtaatgcgttttagcttaagctaatgcacgtcatttataattagtttaagctaattcaagctatcttggcctactcgaatgagaggcataatcattgaatgttcagcaacttcggctccttcgatgggaaaccttcgcgtccaaagtgtccctacgttctggtgcgctagtagaatggagtgcgcaacttcatatcacccacgatcttgcccgggtgaagatcaaagttatccgatatgatcttcagcagctccttgtgactgtatttcgacgtatcttcgacgtattcgaagcatcgcgacccgtatggaggcattgcggaaacttagacatcactactctcgcaactgttcgaccacggcaacgtactgaaacaaatgaatcaactttttttttgcatttcttcgcttccccaaagccaccgtttcacatgggataacaattgttcaactaacgattgtctactgtcctggcagaggtaactaagtagcggaaccggagcctaaggatgtttttgtatattatatgagctacagtctttgctcttcgcacagtcatgccaagtgtggcttatagagaattaaccctttgcggtgacatagtcatagcttacggattattggtgtaggaatctggtttattgcttgtttgtaatgcgttttagcttaagctaatgcacgtcatttataattagtttaagctaattcaagctatcttggcctactcgaatgagaggcataatcattgaatgttcagcaacttcggctccttcgatgggaaaccttcgcgtccaaagtgtccttacgttctggtgcgctagtagaatggagtgcgcaacttcatatcacccacgatcttgcccgggtgaagatcaaagttatccgatatgatcttcagcagctccttgtggctgtatttcgacgtatcttcgacgtattcgaagcatcgcgacccgtatggaggcattgcggaaacttagacatcactactctcgcaactgttcgaccacggcaacgtactgaaacaaatgaatcaactttttttttgcatttcttcgcttccccaaagccaccgtttcacatgggataacaattgttcaactaacgattgtctactgtcctggcagaggtaaataagtagcggaaccggagcctaaggatgtttttgtatattatatgagctacagtctttgctcttcgcacagtcatgccaagtgtggcttatagagaattaaccctttgcggtgacatagtcatagcttacggattattggtgtaggaatctggtttattgcttgtttgtaatgcgttttagcttaagctaatgcacgtcatttataattagtttaagctaattcaagctatcttggcctactcgaatgagaggcataatcattgaatgttcagcaacttcggctccttcgatgggaaaccttcgcgtccaaagtgtccctacgttctggtgcgctagtagaatggagtgcgcaacttcatatcacccacgatcttgcccgggtgaagatcaaagttatccgatatgatcttcagcagctccttgtggctgtatttcgacgtatcttcgacgtattcgaagcatcgcgacccgtatggaggcattgcggaaacttagacatcactactctcgcaactgttcgaccacggcaacgtactgaaacaaatgaatcaactttttttttgcatttcttcgcttccccaaagccaccgtttcacatgggataacaattgttcaactaacgattgtctactgtcctggcagaggtaaataagtagcggaaccggagcctaaggatgtttttgtatattatatgagctacagtctttgctcttcgcacagtcatgccaagtgtggcttatagagaattaaccctttgcggtgacatagtcatagcttacggattattggtgtaggaatctggtttattgcttgtttgtaatgcgttttagcttaagctaatgcacgtcatttataattagtttaagctaattcaagctatcttggcctactcgaatgagaggcataatcattgaatgttcagcaacttcggctccttcgatgggaaaccttcgcgtccaaagtgtccctacgttctggtgcgctagtagaatggagtgcgcaacttcatatcacccacgatcttgcccgggtgaagatcaaagttatccgatatgatcttcagcagctccttgtgactgtatttcgacgtatcttcgacgtattcgaagcatcgcgacccgtatggaggcattgcggaaacttagacatcactactctcgcaactgttcgaccacggcaacgtactgaaacaaatgaatcaactttttttttgcatttcttcgcttccccaaagccaccgtttcacatgggataacaattgttcaactaacgattgtctactgtcctggcagaggtaactaagtagcggaaccggagcc from the Anopheles aquasalis chromosome X, idAnoAquaMG_Q_19, whole genome shotgun sequence genome contains:
- the LOC126581279 gene encoding uncharacterized protein LOC126581279 is translated as MAYYRELYKHEAILAICRSERLLSKHQEMLESIFAEKEELGSSYWLARISSPVVAAIGCAGIIMPSLLGCSRPSSAVAAVIAVPVLATIAYNTLMYKKEFLALVAFMNELDAFDTAATRVFVYYDEISSYEHELLRATATRALTVCVRGMRAVAGSLYDLGRSLESFTDLAKAYEHVYGPLEGREYFYESNVENSPEQLLLDAKKRRKVLLYLQSMCLYRWGLAIASGSDLGKARITLFKAMTVLQQSSKNVTAMFLPMPQESTFCTSPASKKVASLKARALAVTTNLTATQQILTTLVDTLQQVANDYLRDGSEQLKLTAGLLSAVRQSTERQLQDIAELESDVARLISPNGFNPKSTRTEPRMIEAEEDIDDEITVPAGITDTMFPEDEFFLHTESALDSASTAGVNAGHENEEPPVEQVDKSTQRNYRTVLKQLHGKLQPINQEFKVREQRALQRKGITASLDNVSVGEAEEDCDAMSICSFNSDDDDLPRKRTNYQQRYQDAIEQLAAKPQINLFPSVAIGFAPAVSTVEENILE
- the LOC126581293 gene encoding uncharacterized protein LOC126581293, whose product is MAYYRELYKHEAILAICRSERLLSKHQEMLESIFAEKEELGSSYWLARISSPVVAAIGCAGIIMPSLLGCSRPSSAVAAVIAVPVLATIAYNTLMYKKEFLALVAFMNELDAFDTAATRVFVYYDEISSYEHELLRATATRALTVCVRGMRAVAGSLYDLGRSLESFTDLAKAYEHVYGPLEGREYFYESNVENSPEQLLLDAKKRRKVLLYLQSMCLYRWGLAIASGSDLGKARITLFKAMTVLQQSSKNVTAMFLPMPQESTFCTSPASKKVASLKARALAVTTNLTATQQILTILVDTLQQVANDYLRDGSEQLKLTAGLLSAVRQSTERQLQDIAELESDVARLISPNGFNPKSTRTEPRMIEAEEDIDDEITVPAGITDTMFPEDEFFLHTESALDSASTAGVNAGHENEEPPVEQVDKSTQRNYRTVLKQLHGKLQPINQEFKVREQRALQRKGITASLDNVSVGEAEEDCDAMSICSFNSDDDDLPRKRTNYQQRYQDAIEQLAAKPQINLFPSVAIGFAPAVSTVEENILE